The DNA window ACGGGGTTGACCGGTGAGCAAGGCGTGCTGATTCCCTCTCTGAACCGCCAACACTTGATGCTGGATCACAATATCATCGCGGCGGTGGAAAAAGGATTGTTTGCCATTTACACGATGGAGCATGTTACAGAAGGGCTGGAATTACTGACCGACCTGCCGTCCGGAGCCACTGAGCCGGAGCGGATGAGCGGTTATTCCTCCGATACCGTGCTGGGGCATGCGCAGAAAACATTGCTGATTTTCCGCCGTGCTTGCCAATTAACGCAACATCCGAAAACCGAGCACCGGCGCTTACCATCCCGTTCGGAAAAATAACCGTGAATTTATTTCCGGATCCATCGCATCAGCAGCGCTACCGGGAGGTGCGCAGGGTCACCTTGGTCGGGTCGGCGGTGGATTTCGTATTGGGGGTCGCCAAAATCATCGTGGGGTGGTTTGCCAATTCGCAAGCGTTGATCGCCGATGGCATCCATTCGCTATCCGATTTGCTGACCGGCTTTATCGTGCTTTACGCCGCCAAGCATGCGCATAAAAGCGCGGATGAAATTCATCCGTACGGTTACGGACGGATTGAAACGCTGGCAACGGTCAGCCTCGGTATCGTGCTGATCAGCGTGGCGATCGGTATTGCGTATGAAGCGATCAAGCGGTTGAACGATCCGGCGGTCGTGCTAGATTTTACTACGGTGGCATTGCTGGTTGCATTGCTGTCGGTGATTTCCAAAGAATGGGTTTACCGTTATACGATATCGGCTGCGCGGCGTTTACGTTCGGATTTGCTGACAGCCAGCGCCTGGCATAGCCGCTCCGACGCTTTTTCATCGGTTGTGGTGCTGATCGGCATTAGCGGTGTGATGCTCGGATATCCGTATTGGGATGCGGTGGCGGCGGTGGTGGTGGCTGCCATGATCGCCAAGATCGGCTCCAGCCTGGTGCGTTCGAGTACGCTCGAGTTGATCGATGTGGCGCTGGATCCCGACAAAGTCAGTGCAATCCGCCGGCATATTCATGCGGTCAAAGGCGTGCGTTCGATCCATACGCTCAGAACGCGGAAAAGCGCCGGTAACGCTTTTGTCGATGTGCATATCCAGGTCGATCCTCGCCTCAGCGTATCGGAAGGCCATCAGATTGGTGACAGCGTGCGGCGGCGCTTGCTGCAACAAGTCACCGAAGTTACCGACGTGACCGTGCATATCGATCCGGAAAATGATGAACGCGGCTCGCCTTGTCATGATCTGCCTTTGCGTGAACAGGTCATCGCTGAACTTAAGCAACGCTGGCCGCAATTGCCGGTTGATGCGGTTGAGGCGGTGACATTGCACTATTTGGCCGGTGCGATTGATGTGGAACTGGATTTGCCGATCGGAATTCTGCAGGGTATCGATGAAGCGAAACATCTGGTGCAAGAACTGAAACAAGCCGTTTCGGTACTGCCCTATATCAACACTGTGCACGTGCGGTTCCGGGTCTAGCGGTTTGCGTATCGACCGAAGTTGCATGCTCTGCAATCAAGATCGCTGCTTGGGTCATATTATTTCAATTTTTTGATTAATATAATATGTATTGCCCATTAAAGAATCCGGGGCATTTGATCGTAGTTCTACGCTACGTTCAACATGTTCTTGCGAAACCGGAGAAGTGAATCAATTAATATCAAGAAACACGCAAAATGCCGTATTAGTTATTGAAATTTATAATAAAATGAATGGAAGTTGTGAATGAAGCGGCAGTATGGTTAGCAAAAATGGAAAAATTATACGCACCTCAATAAAAAAAAGAATGGGGAATAAGGATTGAAGGCACGCGAAATTTCTATGAAACAAGATATCAAAGATACCAATTTAAATCCTTCCGTGATTGCACGCGAAACGTTGAAGCAGCTTGCCATACTTAAAATTTCGCCGACACCGGATAATTATCACAAACTGTACGATCAGATTGCGGGCAATCCGGAAAATCAAATTTCAGCCATTACCGCAAAATTGCTGAGCGAATTGGCAAAGGAATTTCCACGCCACACGCCGCCGTTGCTGAATTGCGCCAATAACCTGGAAGAGGCGGTGAGTGAGAAAAACTGGTCAAAGTACAAAGCCGCCCTGATTAAATTCATCAGCAATGAAATCGCAGCCGGAGAAATTCCGCTGGTTCCCGTGCAGGTAAAGACCAAATCCGCAATACCGTGGGGTGAAACGATCGGAAATCTGTTTGCCGAACTGGATCGCAACCAAGCCGTATCTGTGGTTGAAAAGAAACGGAACAGCTTCCGGCAAGTTTTGCACGGATTCGCAAACGATTCCGAATTATTGCATGACCAATTATCGGTTTTGCTGGATTCGTGGAAAGCCCCAATGCCGGAGCCTCAAGAACAGATCGGCGATGACCGGAATGAAGTGTCATTGCCGGCGGTAAAGCCAGAATACGCGCATGGCAGCTATACCGGTCAGCTTCTGGATTTACTCGCGCAGATGCTGGAAAACGTTATCGCCAATCAAATCAGTAATAAGATTCTGGCGGAAGAAGCGCGATCATTGGCGCTTCAAGTGCGGGAAATCAAAGATAAGCCGGAAATGGAGCAATTTGTTGTTCGTTTTCAGCAGTTCTGTGTTCGATTGGAATTGTCGAAACAAGGCGATGCCAGCTTGCAGCAAGGCTTGCTGAAGTTATTGAACCTGTTGATGGACAGTACTGGTGAATTGTTATCGGAAGATCAGTGGATTAAAAGTCAGCTTGCCAAGTTGAAAGAGACCATGGCGCGGCCTTTGGATATGCAAATCGTCGCCCGAGCGGAGCAATATCTGGCAGAAATCGTGCAACGGCAGGAAGTAGTAAAGAATAGTTTAAGTAAAGCCAGGGTAACGATGCGGCAAATGGTTACTTCGCTGATCTCCAATCTGGAAGAACTATCGGATGCGACCGGCGATTATCAGCAGAAACTGGAGGGTTACGCGAAAAGAATCAATGAAGCTGACGACATTGACGAAATCAATCAGCTACTTGCCGAAATCATGCAAGAGACCCAGAAAGTACAGAAAAATGTGCTGAATTACCGTAATGATCTGATCACTGCACGAGCGGAAGCCGAAACGGCGCAAAGTCAAATCAATCTGCTTGAAACCCAATTGCAGGAAATGGGTGAGAAAGTGCATGAAGACCACCTGACCGGCATACTGAACCGGCGCGGGTTTGATAATGCCTACCAGCGTGAAGCATCATTCGCCACACGCAACCATACGCCATTGTGTTTTGCATTACTGGATATTGATAATTTCAAGCAATTGAATGATACCCACGGACATCATGTGGGCGATAACGCCTTGCGGCATTTGGTGGATGCGGTCAAAGAAACGGTACGGCGGGAAGATGTCGTATCGCGCTACGGCGGTGAGGAATTTGTAATCCTGCTGCCCAATACCGGATTAAAGGAAGCGGTCCAAGCCATATCCAGAATCCGCCGCTTCATGACCAAGAAGTTCTTTTTGCATGACAATAACCGGCTATTAATTACGTTCAGTGCCGGCGTCGCGCAGTTTAATCCGGGAGAATCGCAAGAAGATCTTTTTAAGCGCGCCGATGAGGCATTGTATCGCGCTAAGAAGAACGGCAAGAATCAGGTTGTTGCTGCATAAGTCTGCGATCATCGATTAAATCGTCCCTCAGTGCCCAAAATTTGCACGTGGATGCGCTTGTATGCTTGGCAAATTTGACTGATATAATCCAAGCCTTTGCATACCGGATAAATAAAAGTCATGCCAACCCAATCCAAATTTTCCGCTCGCAAGTTTCAGTTTGCACTTTTGATTGCGGTGATATCTGCTTTTATTGCATTTGGTTTGCTGTACCGTACCAGTTCGCAAGGAGATTTTTCCGATACGTATCCCAAAGGTTTTCGCGGTGGTGCCTGCACGATAGAATCGGAAGCGCTCATTATCGGTTACTCCGGTTACTATCTTCCTAAAGACTACGAGTCTCCGGATGACCTCCGCTCGCCGCATGTGCCGGTACAATGCGGCAAAATACCCGAACCGGCATCGCTCAATATTTCGATTGATCTACTGTATCCCGAGTCGGCGCGCGATTTTTCATTAGCGCTGCGTTTGGTAAAACTTGACATCGATGAAAAAAAGGAAAATCAGCGGGAGCATCCGATCATGTCGGTGCCCGCGCGGCAGCATCCGTCGGGTGTGATTACAGTGGCATTTAAACTGAGCGAGCTGGGGCAGTATATTTTGTATCTGGAAGGGAAAAATACCGAGAATGCCGATTTGCAAGTGAAAATCCCGATGCAGGTAGGGCTGGATTGGAAAAATCATCTTCGCAATGCGCTATCGCCGTTGCTGAAAAGAGATTGACAGTCTTGATGCCATCTGCCGTTATTTCGGCTGGATCGGCATCTACCGTATCCGACATATTGTTACGTGTACCTAAAAAAAGCGTGCTGCGTGCCGCTAATGGCTGTAAACATAGAGAGGAGAATTTTATGGACATCAATGGTATAGCAGGTATGGCAACCGCAATGGCTGAATCCAGCACAAACCAGGCAGTCGGAATAGCGGTTCTGAAAAAAGCGATGGATGTGAATGCTGCAGGTGCATTGGCCTTGATTGAAGCACTGCCTGATGCGAATCAATCCGCTGCCAATCTGCCGCCGCATTTGGGGCAGAATATCAATCTCACGGCTTAACTGTATCTTTTTCGTTTGCAAAACAGCGCTACTTCGGTAGCGCTGTTTTATTATGGATCATGCATTTCTCCGGATGACTTGCCGTTTGCAGGCTATTTCCAAAAGCTTCAAAAGTGATATTTTAATCTCTGCGGGTTCAATTCCCCGCTGCTTGCGGCGGGGTGCTTTATTTCTGCAGGCTCAATTCCCCGCCCTTGGAGACGAAAGCTGGTTGAAAACCAGCAAATTGAGGAGCGCACAGTTAATACCCTGCCGCAAGCAGCGGGGTGCTTTATTCTCGGGCGGTATTGCAGCACAAATCATCATCCGTTACTCGAATCTGACTGACGTGATCTGGAACGGTCAAAGCAAAGAAATTCTGAACAACCGGACTGTTCCTTGATCCAACCTGAGTACTAGATAGCTAGTGCAACCTCTCCCGCGGCTCTGCAAGCGGACTGCGGGAGTAAAAAAACTAAGCTGAATTTCAGCCATTATGGATCAAAAAGTAGAGGAGGTTTGTATGATAGGACAAGTTATAAAAATATGGGCTTCAGCAGCCATGCTATCCGTAGCGCTTTATTCCGGCCTAGCCGCTGCCCATGGAAAAGTAAATTTGGAAGCGGATATTTGTATGCGCAATGTGTCCGGCAGTATGGTTCATCTGAGTACCTATCAACCGCAGTACGATCCGGAAGCCGAGTACTGTACCGAGATTCCCAAGGAAGGTGAAACGTTGTGGGTTCTGGACCTGGTCGACCAAGCGCTGCGTGACATGCCGATCGTCGTTAAAATTGTAAGAGGCACCGGACAGGCATTAAGCGATACGGTAGCAACGCTGCATTCCACCAATCATGCGAACGGCACCATTAAAGGCGAATTCAATCTGGATCCAGGGCAATATACGTTATTTGTCACGGGCGAAGGTGTTCCGCCGCTGCATTATGAGTATCCGTTGCGGATACAAGTGACTAACTATCAGGATCTGTTCATCAAAGCGGTACCCTATATCATTACATTCTTGTTGCTTGCGCTGTTTACCGACCGGTTGTTGAAGCGGCGTCAACATGCGGAGTGAATGATCGTATTTTATTCTGTTGATATTACTGCACTTCTCTGTAACAACGAGTACAAAAATAGATCGTACCCATTGTGCAGCACTGGGGAATTCGCTTTAGTAGCTGAGTAGCAATCACAGCACCATGAGGGAGAAAGTCAGTGGCTTGTCAGGAGGTTGATGACAAGCCACTGATGAAAACTAACGCAGAGGTGGAGGTGGCGGATTGCCTGCCGGTGGCGGTGGTGGAATAAAATTGCCCGGTTGTGTGATCGGTCTCCTGTTCGCAGTACTACCACTCGACGGATTATTGATGATCCGGCCATCGACCGGAACGCGATGACCCATGGCGTACATGCACTGAACATAGCTATTGTCGTAGCGTTGCTGGCTGGAGTAACCTGAAGCTGCCGCGGTATTTGATCCCAATAAGCTGCCGGCCAGCAAGCCGATTCCAGCTCCAACCGCGGCACCTTGACCTCCTCCCAGTGCTGCACCGGCTGCGGCGCCAAGCCCCGTGCCAATGGCCGCGCTTTCCATACCGCTCATCCGCGATGCTTGCCGCGGCGTTTTGCCGTCGACTTGCTCGTACGCATATTGCTTACATGCCAATTCATCCGAGCGGAATTGATCGAAGTTTTTTCCGGAGCCCGGCAAGGCCATGACGCTGGGGCCGGTTGGCAGATGCACGCAAGCCGTCAACCAGCCGGTGATAGCGA is part of the Gammaproteobacteria bacterium genome and encodes:
- a CDS encoding cation transporter, with translation MNLFPDPSHQQRYREVRRVTLVGSAVDFVLGVAKIIVGWFANSQALIADGIHSLSDLLTGFIVLYAAKHAHKSADEIHPYGYGRIETLATVSLGIVLISVAIGIAYEAIKRLNDPAVVLDFTTVALLVALLSVISKEWVYRYTISAARRLRSDLLTASAWHSRSDAFSSVVVLIGISGVMLGYPYWDAVAAVVVAAMIAKIGSSLVRSSTLELIDVALDPDKVSAIRRHIHAVKGVRSIHTLRTRKSAGNAFVDVHIQVDPRLSVSEGHQIGDSVRRRLLQQVTEVTDVTVHIDPENDERGSPCHDLPLREQVIAELKQRWPQLPVDAVEAVTLHYLAGAIDVELDLPIGILQGIDEAKHLVQELKQAVSVLPYINTVHVRFRV
- a CDS encoding diguanylate cyclase: MKQDIKDTNLNPSVIARETLKQLAILKISPTPDNYHKLYDQIAGNPENQISAITAKLLSELAKEFPRHTPPLLNCANNLEEAVSEKNWSKYKAALIKFISNEIAAGEIPLVPVQVKTKSAIPWGETIGNLFAELDRNQAVSVVEKKRNSFRQVLHGFANDSELLHDQLSVLLDSWKAPMPEPQEQIGDDRNEVSLPAVKPEYAHGSYTGQLLDLLAQMLENVIANQISNKILAEEARSLALQVREIKDKPEMEQFVVRFQQFCVRLELSKQGDASLQQGLLKLLNLLMDSTGELLSEDQWIKSQLAKLKETMARPLDMQIVARAEQYLAEIVQRQEVVKNSLSKARVTMRQMVTSLISNLEELSDATGDYQQKLEGYAKRINEADDIDEINQLLAEIMQETQKVQKNVLNYRNDLITARAEAETAQSQINLLETQLQEMGEKVHEDHLTGILNRRGFDNAYQREASFATRNHTPLCFALLDIDNFKQLNDTHGHHVGDNALRHLVDAVKETVRREDVVSRYGGEEFVILLPNTGLKEAVQAISRIRRFMTKKFFLHDNNRLLITFSAGVAQFNPGESQEDLFKRADEALYRAKKNGKNQVVAA
- a CDS encoding YjfB family protein; translation: MDINGIAGMATAMAESSTNQAVGIAVLKKAMDVNAAGALALIEALPDANQSAANLPPHLGQNINLTA